In Thermocrinis minervae, a single genomic region encodes these proteins:
- a CDS encoding NIL domain-containing protein gives MNSIRLQLIYPEEKVKEPLLCMVCKNFDVVVNIRTAKVSQTTGILTVEIDGQEEEINRAIEFLESAGVIVQPIEGQIFTE, from the coding sequence ATGAACTCCATAAGGCTTCAGCTTATATATCCAGAGGAGAAGGTAAAGGAACCTCTCCTGTGTATGGTCTGTAAGAACTTCGACGTGGTGGTAAACATAAGGACTGCAAAGGTGAGTCAAACTACAGGCATACTTACCGTGGAAATAGACGGGCAAGAAGAGGAGATAAACAGGGCCATTGAGTTTTTGGAGTCTGCGGGAGTGATAGTCCAACCCATAGAAGGCCAGATATTCACAGAATGA